A genomic window from Camelina sativa cultivar DH55 chromosome 2, Cs, whole genome shotgun sequence includes:
- the LOC109129044 gene encoding uncharacterized protein LOC109129044 gives MAKLIVIMVIMLVMMAAIGGGEARHERTWIGCFRYCSRDCSDYDGNCFEHCKNKCGGPTPPKTNSRNLHGKNNTYNEETEVGGKRN, from the exons atggcaaaATTGATTGTGATAATGGTGATAATGTTGGTGATGATGGCtgcgataggaggaggagaagcaagACATGAAAGGACTTGGATAGGTTGCTTTCGGTATTGTTCTCGCGATTGCAGCGATTATGATGGAAATTGCTTTGAACATTGTAAGAACAAATGTGGTGGTCCTACCCCTCCAAAAACCAATTCAAG GAATTTACATGGGAAGAATAATACGTACAATGAGGAAACTGAGGTTGGAGGAAAGAGAAATTGA
- the LOC104732159 gene encoding uncharacterized protein LOC104732159 has translation MDTSVTHTNLPKVEDDDDEWDNDGFVIPSLEIEQENVNSNDSEAQTSKPSSTPKIKDEENNIYLGPHGAPPSQPHHDGSNNITSRKQRFKQKLKEADEKMSVSVSSGRENKLANLRELVGGGGLEKGTNHMAKGGGVSRDWLDPHCHESQFEKRRHL, from the exons ATGGATACTTCTGTAACGCACACGAATCTTCCAAAGgtagaagacgatgatgatgaatggg ACAATGATGGGTTTGTGATTCCAAGCTTGGAGATTGAACAAGAGAATGTTAATAGTAATGATTCAGAAGCTCAAACATCAAAACCTTCTTCTACTCCTAAG attaaagatgaagaaaataatatctaCTTAGGACCACATGGAGCTCCTCCTTCGCAGCCTCATCATGATGGTAGTAACAACATTACGAGCCGGAAGCAGCGGTTTAAGCAGAAGCTCAAGGAAGCAGACGAGAAGATGAGTGTCTCTGTCTCCTCTGGTCGAGAAAACAAACTGGCTAACTTGAGAGAGCTTGTAGGTGGTGGAGGTCTTGAGAAAGGAACTAACCACATGGCTAAAGGTGGTGGTGTTTCAAGAGACTGGCTTGATCCACATTGCCATGAATCTCAGTTCGAGAAACGACGACATCTGTAA
- the LOC104732168 gene encoding two-pore potassium channel 1-like isoform X1 has product MSNDSAHTPFLPTDKLETMAQDFDQNSKTSSSRKRRLRRSRSAPRGDCMYGDDDVKTDEPEATHRSKIPILSHFRDLNPNLPRVMMFLALYLTIGTICFYLVRDQISGDKTNAVIDAVYFCIVTMTTVGYGDLVPNSSASMLLACAFVFSGMVLVSRLLSRAADYLVEKQEALLVQTDILKEQHANKLRYKCYASCLFLVVLILSGTVFLVMVEKMPVIAAFYCVCSTVTTLGYGDKSFSSGTGRLFAVFWILTSTICLAQFLLYMAELNTETKQRELVKSVLKRRITNNDLEAADLDEDGVVGAAEFILYKLKEMGKIDEEDISGIMEEFESLDYDDSGTLTTSDIVQAQTTS; this is encoded by the exons ATGTCGAACGATTCAGCTCATACGCCGTTTCTACCGACTGACAAGTTAGAAACCATGGCTCAGGATTTCGaccaaaactcaaaaacttcttcttcaagaaaaagaagattgcGTCGCTCTAGAAGCGCTCCTCGTGGCGATTGTATGTACGGCGATGACGATGTTAAAACCGACGAACCTGAAGCTACACATCGGAGTAAAATCCCAATTTTAAGTCACTTTCGTGATCTAAACCCGAACCTCCCGCGAGTGATGATGTTCTTGGCTTTATACTTAACCATTGGTACTATCTGTTTCTACCTCGTGAGAGACCAGATCTCAGGCGATAAGACCAATGCTGTGATAGATGCTGTCTATTTCTGTATTGTAACGATGACAACCGTTGGATACGGTGACCTTGTCCCTAATAGTTCTGCCTCAATGCTACTTGCTTGTGCCTTTGTCTTCTCTGGAATGGTTCTCGTTAGTCGTCTTTTAAGTCGAGCAGCGGATTATCTAGTGGAGAAACAAGAGGCCTTGCTCGTTCAGACAGACATTCTTAAAGAGCAGCATGCTAACAAGTTGAGATACAAATGCTATGCTTCATGTCTTTTCCTTGTAGTCCTCATCCTTTCTGGTACGGTTTTCCTTGTAATGGTTGAGAAAATGCCGGTTATCGCAGCTTTCTACTGCGTATGTTCCACGGTTACGACATTGGGTTATGGAGATAAGAGCTTTAGCTCGGGTACTGGACGCCTTTTTGCTGTGTTTTGGATCTTGACGAGTACCATATGTTTGGCTCAGTTTTTACTCTACATGGCTGAGCTAAATACAGAAACCAAACAGAGGGAGTTAGTTAAATCGGTTTTAAAACGAAGAATCACAAACAATGATCTTGAAGCAGCTGATCTTGATGAAGATGGAGTCGTTGG AGCTGCAGAGTTTATTCTATATAAACTGAAGGAAATGGGAAAGATTGATGAGGAAGATATATCTGGGATAATGGAAGAGTTCGAGTCACTCGATTACGATGATTCGGGTACTCTAACAACGTCTGACATTGTTCAAGCTCAGACGACGTCTTAG
- the LOC104732168 gene encoding two-pore potassium channel 1-like isoform X2 produces MYGDDDVKTDEPEATHRSKIPILSHFRDLNPNLPRVMMFLALYLTIGTICFYLVRDQISGDKTNAVIDAVYFCIVTMTTVGYGDLVPNSSASMLLACAFVFSGMVLVSRLLSRAADYLVEKQEALLVQTDILKEQHANKLRYKCYASCLFLVVLILSGTVFLVMVEKMPVIAAFYCVCSTVTTLGYGDKSFSSGTGRLFAVFWILTSTICLAQFLLYMAELNTETKQRELVKSVLKRRITNNDLEAADLDEDGVVGAAEFILYKLKEMGKIDEEDISGIMEEFESLDYDDSGTLTTSDIVQAQTTS; encoded by the exons ATGTACGGCGATGACGATGTTAAAACCGACGAACCTGAAGCTACACATCGGAGTAAAATCCCAATTTTAAGTCACTTTCGTGATCTAAACCCGAACCTCCCGCGAGTGATGATGTTCTTGGCTTTATACTTAACCATTGGTACTATCTGTTTCTACCTCGTGAGAGACCAGATCTCAGGCGATAAGACCAATGCTGTGATAGATGCTGTCTATTTCTGTATTGTAACGATGACAACCGTTGGATACGGTGACCTTGTCCCTAATAGTTCTGCCTCAATGCTACTTGCTTGTGCCTTTGTCTTCTCTGGAATGGTTCTCGTTAGTCGTCTTTTAAGTCGAGCAGCGGATTATCTAGTGGAGAAACAAGAGGCCTTGCTCGTTCAGACAGACATTCTTAAAGAGCAGCATGCTAACAAGTTGAGATACAAATGCTATGCTTCATGTCTTTTCCTTGTAGTCCTCATCCTTTCTGGTACGGTTTTCCTTGTAATGGTTGAGAAAATGCCGGTTATCGCAGCTTTCTACTGCGTATGTTCCACGGTTACGACATTGGGTTATGGAGATAAGAGCTTTAGCTCGGGTACTGGACGCCTTTTTGCTGTGTTTTGGATCTTGACGAGTACCATATGTTTGGCTCAGTTTTTACTCTACATGGCTGAGCTAAATACAGAAACCAAACAGAGGGAGTTAGTTAAATCGGTTTTAAAACGAAGAATCACAAACAATGATCTTGAAGCAGCTGATCTTGATGAAGATGGAGTCGTTGG AGCTGCAGAGTTTATTCTATATAAACTGAAGGAAATGGGAAAGATTGATGAGGAAGATATATCTGGGATAATGGAAGAGTTCGAGTCACTCGATTACGATGATTCGGGTACTCTAACAACGTCTGACATTGTTCAAGCTCAGACGACGTCTTAG
- the LOC104732185 gene encoding uncharacterized protein LOC104732185, producing the protein MVEKSDDEKHFSWCCLLLQLSLLFFLVTLIASLAFLCFLSSHGFSSSLLITMSILFVSTSVFFLRSFKKKTRRCLVERSQEEGYDDEYEDEDSLIEIALVSEEVETIEAMRNINRSRQRLSRIGDDDDDQEDEIDDVKMEEDNLIEIDISIGSIKRRM; encoded by the coding sequence ATGGTGGAAAAATCTGATGACGAAAAGCATTTTTCTTGGTGTTGCTTGCTTTTACAGCTGTCATTGCTGTTCTTTCTTGTAACCCTTATTGCATCTTTagctttcctctgtttcttaagCTCTCATGggttctcctcctctctccTTATAACCATGTCAATCTTGTTCGTCTCCActtctgttttctttctaaGGTCTTTTAAGAAAAAGACAAGACGATGTTTAGTTGAGAGATCCCAAGAAGAAGGCTATGATGATGAGTATGAGGATGAAGATAGTCTCATTGAGATTGCTCTTGTGAGTGAAGAAGTAGAGACTATAGAGGCAATGAGAAACATTAATCGAAGTCGACAGAGACTTAGTAggattggtgatgatgatgatgatcaagaagaTGAGATTGACGATGTGAAAATGGAAGAAGATAATCTTATTGAGATTGATATTTCCATTGGATCTATTAAAAGACGAATGTAA